The following proteins are encoded in a genomic region of Haloarcula marina:
- a CDS encoding adenosylcobalamin-dependent ribonucleoside-diphosphate reductase produces MSDADFSADELTLPIKRTDGETLEDRLTGNAYNNILPARYLRKDSNGDLVEAPEDLFERVAKNIALAEAVFEANQHDIDVTVTPDQLKPDHPRRDELAAEVFGKGTTAEDDAETTLSVYNVNKFAYDTVVPELPADVRDHVEEMADAFQSQMEQLSFMPNSPTLMNAGDELQQLSACFVDSPGDDIDDIHQTAKEAAQVFQSGGGMGYAFWKLRPYGDPVGSTGGIASGPITFMRTYDQMCETIAQGGARRGAQMGVMRVSHPDVIQFIHAKNKDVSLAETLRLNDPDDFTHNSFAEALEEARELIDEDGKVPKHLRNAVEGHLSNFNISVGITDGFMDALQNGEEFTFTNPRTEEPHVATPETEELYEMFDLGEYVEAGEILSIPADKLWERIVEGAHENGEPGVIYLERVNKQHSFDVEKHPDHQILATNPCGEQPLEEYEACNLGHINLSTLAATDAPDYRVWAEEHADEYPTQAAAIDAFLDEALDWDEFDHRIELGTNFLENVVTMSDFPVEKIEEKVREMRKIGLGIMGLAQLYIQLGVEYGSDEANEIARQVMRHINHGSKAASRQLAEERGTFDEWDNSKYANPTEYREWFEKQTGEDADDWADGYPIRNHNTTTIAPTGTTSMIGNTTGGCEPIYNVAYYKNVSDDVQGDEMLVEFDDYFLRALEENGIDVDAVKEEAQEQMANNEFDGVTGLSTVPDAIGELFVTTGDLSAQDHAGVQVACQEGVDSAISKTVNAPNDSTVEDAAEVFEYIYDHGGKGVTYYRDGTRSKQVLTTRAQNAEFADMDAEEMVAQIEEMFGGIEGFLEDDAVQAALDESVEEMLSVADGEQSEFARKANRPDVLHGVTQRIDTGYGKLYVNINEDPEAERPFELFANIGNSGGFTASFTEALAKTISTALRSGVDPEEIADELQGIRSPKVAWDKGEQIQSIPDAIGTALRRYLDGEVDKAYPQQVTLEETAEDEEDEAERGASASTQTDGGPQAAESPNADAGPDAGSATAGDQQELIDAGESPECPDCGSLSLYYSEGCKTCESCGWSEC; encoded by the coding sequence ATGAGCGACGCGGACTTTTCCGCCGACGAACTCACACTCCCGATAAAGCGCACCGACGGGGAGACCCTCGAAGACCGACTGACGGGCAACGCCTACAACAACATCCTGCCCGCTCGCTATCTCCGGAAGGACTCCAACGGCGACCTCGTCGAAGCGCCGGAGGACCTCTTCGAACGAGTCGCGAAGAACATCGCCCTCGCCGAGGCCGTCTTCGAGGCCAACCAGCACGACATCGACGTGACGGTCACGCCGGACCAACTCAAGCCCGACCACCCGCGACGTGACGAACTCGCCGCCGAAGTGTTCGGGAAGGGGACCACGGCCGAGGACGACGCCGAAACGACCCTCTCGGTGTACAACGTCAACAAGTTCGCCTACGACACCGTCGTCCCCGAACTCCCCGCGGACGTACGGGACCACGTCGAGGAGATGGCCGACGCGTTCCAGTCGCAGATGGAACAGCTCTCCTTCATGCCGAACTCGCCGACGCTGATGAACGCCGGCGACGAACTCCAACAGCTCTCGGCCTGTTTCGTCGACTCGCCCGGCGACGATATCGACGACATCCACCAGACCGCCAAGGAAGCCGCACAGGTGTTCCAGTCCGGCGGCGGAATGGGCTACGCGTTCTGGAAGCTTCGCCCGTACGGCGACCCCGTCGGCTCTACGGGCGGCATCGCCTCCGGCCCTATCACGTTCATGCGGACCTACGACCAGATGTGCGAGACCATCGCGCAGGGTGGCGCACGCCGCGGTGCCCAGATGGGCGTCATGCGCGTCTCCCACCCCGACGTCATCCAGTTCATCCACGCGAAGAACAAGGACGTCTCGCTGGCGGAGACGCTCCGCCTGAACGACCCCGACGACTTCACCCACAACTCCTTCGCCGAAGCGCTGGAAGAGGCCCGCGAACTCATCGACGAGGACGGGAAGGTGCCCAAGCACCTCCGGAACGCCGTCGAGGGCCACCTGTCGAACTTCAACATCTCTGTCGGTATCACCGACGGCTTCATGGATGCCCTCCAGAACGGCGAGGAGTTCACGTTCACCAACCCGCGCACCGAGGAACCCCACGTCGCCACCCCTGAGACGGAGGAACTGTACGAGATGTTCGACCTCGGCGAGTACGTCGAGGCCGGTGAAATCCTCTCCATCCCCGCCGACAAACTCTGGGAGCGCATCGTCGAAGGCGCCCACGAGAACGGCGAACCGGGCGTCATCTATCTCGAACGCGTCAACAAGCAGCACTCCTTCGACGTGGAGAAACACCCCGACCACCAGATTCTCGCGACCAATCCGTGCGGCGAACAGCCGTTGGAGGAGTACGAGGCCTGTAACCTCGGTCACATCAACCTCTCGACGCTCGCCGCGACGGACGCTCCGGACTACCGGGTCTGGGCCGAGGAACACGCCGACGAGTACCCCACGCAGGCGGCCGCTATCGACGCGTTCCTCGACGAGGCACTCGACTGGGACGAGTTCGACCACCGCATCGAACTCGGGACGAACTTCCTCGAGAACGTCGTCACGATGTCCGACTTCCCCGTCGAGAAAATCGAGGAGAAGGTCCGCGAGATGCGCAAAATCGGGCTGGGCATCATGGGACTGGCACAACTCTACATCCAGTTGGGCGTCGAGTACGGCTCCGACGAGGCCAACGAAATCGCCCGACAGGTCATGCGCCACATAAACCACGGCTCGAAGGCCGCCAGCCGCCAACTCGCAGAGGAGCGCGGCACCTTCGATGAGTGGGACAACTCCAAGTACGCCAACCCGACCGAGTACCGGGAGTGGTTCGAGAAGCAGACCGGCGAGGACGCCGACGACTGGGCCGACGGCTACCCCATCCGCAACCACAACACGACGACCATCGCGCCGACCGGCACCACCTCGATGATCGGGAACACCACCGGCGGGTGTGAACCCATCTACAACGTCGCCTACTACAAGAACGTCTCCGACGACGTGCAGGGCGACGAGATGCTCGTCGAGTTCGACGACTACTTCCTCCGCGCCTTAGAGGAGAACGGCATCGACGTCGACGCCGTCAAAGAAGAGGCCCAAGAGCAGATGGCGAACAACGAGTTCGACGGCGTCACCGGTCTCTCGACGGTGCCGGACGCCATCGGCGAACTGTTCGTCACGACCGGCGACCTCTCCGCGCAGGACCACGCGGGCGTGCAGGTCGCCTGTCAAGAGGGCGTCGACTCCGCCATCTCGAAGACGGTGAACGCCCCGAACGACTCCACCGTCGAGGACGCCGCCGAAGTGTTCGAGTACATCTACGACCACGGCGGCAAGGGCGTCACCTACTACCGCGACGGCACGCGCTCGAAGCAGGTGCTGACCACGCGCGCCCAGAACGCCGAGTTCGCGGACATGGACGCCGAGGAGATGGTCGCCCAGATAGAGGAGATGTTCGGCGGCATCGAAGGCTTCCTCGAAGACGACGCCGTGCAGGCGGCGCTCGACGAGTCCGTCGAGGAGATGCTGTCGGTCGCCGACGGCGAGCAGAGCGAGTTCGCCCGCAAGGCCAACCGTCCGGACGTGCTCCACGGCGTCACCCAGCGCATCGACACCGGCTACGGGAAACTGTACGTCAACATCAACGAGGACCCCGAGGCAGAGCGACCGTTCGAACTGTTCGCCAACATCGGCAACTCCGGTGGCTTCACCGCCTCGTTCACCGAGGCGCTGGCGAAGACCATCTCGACGGCGCTCCGGTCGGGCGTCGACCCCGAGGAGATAGCCGACGAACTACAGGGCATCCGCTCGCCGAAAGTCGCGTGGGACAAGGGCGAACAGATTCAGTCCATCCCCGACGCCATCGGCACGGCCCTGCGCCGCTATCTCGACGGCGAAGTCGACAAGGCCTACCCGCAACAGGTCACGCTCGAAGAGACGGCCGAGGACGAAGAGGACGAGGCGGAACGCGGCGCGTCCGCGTCCACCCAGACCGACGGCGGTCCGCAGGCCGCCGAGAGTCCGAACGCCGACGCTGGTCCGGACGCCGGGTCCGCGACGGCCGGTGACCAGCAGGAACTCATCGACGCCGGCGAGAGCCCCGAGTGTCCCGACTGCGGGTCGCTCTCGCTGTACTACTCGGAGGGCTGCAAGACCTGCGAGTCCTGTGGCTGGTCCGAGTGCTGA
- a CDS encoding DUF7526 family protein produces the protein MTETIVGEVIHVVAPADADEYELDPDLRSLAESRYILVCRKGGRPSWFERVVAFLRREPIEPVTLVAETAAEEGEELSVTVRETSVSGVYEVVE, from the coding sequence ATGACCGAGACGATAGTTGGCGAGGTCATCCACGTCGTCGCGCCCGCGGACGCCGACGAGTACGAGTTAGACCCCGACCTCCGCTCGCTCGCCGAGTCGCGCTACATCCTCGTCTGCCGGAAGGGCGGCCGCCCCTCGTGGTTCGAACGCGTCGTCGCCTTCCTCCGACGCGAGCCAATCGAACCGGTGACGCTCGTCGCCGAGACGGCCGCCGAGGAAGGTGAGGAACTGTCCGTGACCGTCCGCGAGACGAGCGTCTCGGGCGTCTACGAAGTCGTCGAGTGA
- a CDS encoding dihydrofolate reductase family protein, producing MPPGTIVLYVATSLDGYVATPDGGVAWLDEFDTSERAGGGDEETGDDDERGGYDAFFADVDCLVVGSRTYEQVLGFGDWPYADRPTYVATSRDLPRATDHVELVDGDVAELAGCLRREYDTVWLVGGAALAQSFLREGVVDQIRLNVVPLLLGDGIPLFGDGPRRSLDLVETTRYPSGIVELCYDVGTE from the coding sequence ATGCCGCCCGGAACTATCGTCCTCTACGTCGCCACGAGTTTGGACGGGTACGTCGCGACGCCAGACGGGGGCGTAGCGTGGTTAGACGAGTTCGACACGAGCGAGCGCGCGGGCGGCGGTGACGAGGAGACCGGTGACGACGACGAACGGGGCGGCTACGACGCGTTCTTCGCCGACGTGGACTGTCTCGTCGTGGGGTCGCGGACCTACGAGCAGGTACTGGGCTTCGGCGACTGGCCCTACGCCGACCGGCCGACGTACGTCGCGACCAGTCGGGACCTGCCGCGGGCGACCGACCACGTCGAACTGGTCGACGGCGACGTGGCCGAACTCGCCGGTTGCCTCCGACGCGAGTACGACACTGTGTGGCTCGTCGGCGGCGCGGCACTCGCACAGTCGTTCCTCCGCGAGGGGGTCGTCGACCAGATACGGCTGAACGTCGTCCCGCTACTGCTGGGCGACGGTATCCCGCTGTTCGGCGACGGACCGCGTCGGTCGCTGGACCTCGTCGAGACGACGCGCTATCCCAGTGGTATCGTCGAACTGTGCTACGACGTGGGAACCGAGTAA
- a CDS encoding molybdopterin-dependent oxidoreductase gives MGQDLLDSRGGQLLVAVAAGLAGLAGSYAVTGYTPAFLASPVERTLARQMPGVVVSFAITTLGSVGQQLNLLTAVAIVGLFIALAARAAILVGQEANNRLLPGVGTALLTWVVGVALTGELVLAAGAALPAAAVVVLAQGLDALGKTTPPISSKRRRALSTIGVALGATALGYSVGTRRTPTATARDAPRLTAPGADREDIEAKLDVAAERSLDLDGLDPLVSERFFEVDINSIDPEVDADSWTLSVTGAVERELTLDYDELREMPAENQFSTLRCVGEKLNGKKMDTALWTGVPVDQLLDEAGIQSGCECVMLRAADGYFEEFPIDALRGGMLVYGMNGTVLPRGHGYPVRALVPGHWGEVNVKWLTEIEILDREAEGYWEKRGWQGTGPVNPVAKLHYREDTDDGRRRLGGHAYGGLDGVSSVEVSTDGGVTWTEASLSEPLPSVDGEGVAADAWRQWEYAYAAPSGGHTVVVRMVDDEGRVQPETESKAYPSGPSGWVRQEFA, from the coding sequence ATGGGACAGGACTTGCTGGATTCACGAGGTGGGCAGTTGCTCGTCGCCGTCGCCGCGGGATTGGCGGGCCTCGCGGGGTCGTACGCCGTCACGGGATACACCCCGGCCTTTCTCGCATCGCCGGTCGAGCGGACGCTGGCGCGGCAGATGCCCGGCGTGGTCGTCTCCTTCGCCATCACGACGCTGGGGAGCGTGGGCCAGCAGTTGAATCTGCTGACCGCCGTCGCCATCGTCGGCCTGTTCATCGCACTCGCGGCGCGGGCGGCCATCCTCGTCGGGCAGGAGGCCAACAACCGCCTGCTTCCCGGCGTCGGCACGGCGCTCCTCACGTGGGTCGTCGGCGTCGCGCTGACGGGCGAACTCGTCCTCGCGGCGGGCGCGGCGCTCCCCGCGGCCGCCGTCGTCGTCCTCGCGCAGGGACTCGACGCCCTCGGGAAGACGACCCCGCCAATCTCCTCGAAACGCCGTCGAGCCCTCTCGACCATCGGCGTCGCCCTCGGTGCGACGGCGCTCGGCTACAGCGTCGGAACGCGTCGGACGCCCACCGCGACCGCCAGAGACGCGCCGAGACTCACGGCCCCGGGCGCCGACCGCGAAGATATCGAGGCGAAACTCGACGTGGCCGCCGAACGGTCGCTGGACCTGGACGGACTGGACCCGCTGGTCAGCGAGCGCTTCTTCGAGGTGGACATCAACTCCATCGACCCGGAGGTCGACGCCGATTCGTGGACGCTCTCGGTGACCGGCGCGGTCGAACGGGAACTCACGCTCGACTACGACGAACTCCGGGAGATGCCCGCCGAGAACCAGTTCTCGACGCTTCGGTGCGTCGGCGAGAAACTCAACGGCAAGAAGATGGACACGGCGCTGTGGACCGGCGTTCCCGTCGACCAGTTGCTCGACGAGGCCGGGATACAGAGCGGGTGTGAGTGCGTGATGCTCCGGGCGGCCGACGGCTACTTCGAGGAGTTCCCCATCGACGCGCTTCGGGGCGGGATGCTCGTCTACGGCATGAACGGGACGGTCCTCCCGCGGGGCCACGGCTACCCCGTCCGCGCGCTGGTGCCCGGCCACTGGGGCGAGGTCAACGTCAAGTGGCTCACCGAAATCGAGATTCTCGACCGGGAGGCGGAGGGCTATTGGGAGAAACGCGGCTGGCAGGGTACCGGACCCGTGAACCCGGTCGCCAAACTCCACTACCGCGAGGACACCGACGACGGCCGTCGACGCCTCGGCGGGCACGCCTACGGCGGCCTCGACGGCGTCTCCAGCGTCGAGGTGTCTACCGACGGCGGTGTGACGTGGACCGAGGCGTCCCTCTCCGAACCGCTCCCGAGCGTCGACGGCGAGGGCGTCGCCGCGGACGCGTGGCGGCAGTGGGAATACGCGTACGCCGCTCCGAGCGGCGGCCACACCGTCGTCGTCCGGATGGTCGACGACGAGGGTCGGGTCCAACCCGAGACGGAGTCGAAGGCCTATCCCAGCGGGCCGTCGGGGTGGGTCAGACAGGAGTTCGCCTGA
- a CDS encoding HVO_2523 family zinc finger protein, translating into MSDDTGGRPCPMCDRPMYHRHCKYVCPEHGVVYDCADTFY; encoded by the coding sequence ATGAGCGACGATACCGGCGGGCGGCCGTGTCCGATGTGTGACCGCCCGATGTACCACCGCCACTGTAAGTACGTCTGCCCCGAACACGGCGTCGTATACGACTGCGCTGACACGTTCTACTGA
- a CDS encoding hybrid sensor histidine kinase/response regulator gives MSRDGEIRVLHVDDDTEFAEIAALHLERVDDDISLVTEPNAYDGLDRLRSESIDCVVSDHDMPEMNGLEFLKAVRAEFQELPFVLFTGKGNEEIASDAISAGVTEYLQKGVGTDQYTVLANRIRRAVGEKRAKAALEESERQLSTLISNLPGMVYRARNESGWPMEFVSEGAADLVGYDAAAIESGEVSWGSLVDDDDADRLWEQVQTCIAADEPFEVTYAVETADGETRWVWERGRVVDTDDGIELLEGFITDITARREREHEVDRERRFTETLIDAIDDAFYVIDPDGELIRWNDTVAAVTGYGHEEITSMNTLDFVPEECHDRITDAIADTLDTGHTKFEVPIETKAGEHIPYEFRGSLIEDADGGVLGIAGIARDVTERKARERKLREYETLVENVGDPMYVLDETGRIEMANREMAAYLGTERGELLGTPARKYIADPDHERGTELVDRLFSNPDESWVTYEMTVTTADGETRRAENKLAVLTDDDGRLTGSVGVVRDITDRTARERKLEQYETLVENVGDAMYVLDADGTIRMVNDAMAAHLGYDREEIVGSDPTRFMSPEDVRTASDRIQQLVDDPDRTWDTFEMETIDVDGNRVVNEDKVAPLFDGDGEFVGSVGVIRDITDRRERERDLERYETIVEAVGDPVYALDDDGVFTFVNEAMEPMTGYGRDELVGQRIDIIMTDEDVERGDDLIQELLDDPETDTGTLEMHLVTRWGETIPCENNLALLPSADGEFTGTAGVIRDIAERKEREQRLSEFASVVSHDLRNPLNVVQGRLSLAQQTGDTGHLGDASAAAERMEQLIDDLLTLARQGQSVGTTETVDIATVAERAWASVQTEEAALVSGATDTIEADPDRLRELFENLFRNATDHGAEDVVVTVGLLDEFAGFYVADDGPGIPEADRDRVFERGYTTSENGTGFGLAIVEDIAEAHGWTPAVTVSDDGGARFEFRTTPADR, from the coding sequence ATGAGTAGGGATGGCGAGATTCGCGTCCTCCACGTCGACGACGACACGGAGTTCGCGGAGATCGCCGCACTGCACCTGGAACGTGTCGACGACGACATCTCCCTGGTGACTGAACCGAACGCCTACGACGGCCTGGACCGTCTCCGTTCCGAGTCCATCGACTGCGTCGTGAGCGACCACGACATGCCCGAGATGAACGGACTGGAGTTTCTGAAAGCCGTTCGTGCGGAGTTCCAAGAACTCCCGTTCGTCCTCTTTACCGGGAAGGGAAACGAGGAGATAGCCAGCGACGCCATCTCGGCGGGCGTGACCGAGTATCTCCAGAAGGGCGTCGGGACCGACCAGTACACCGTCCTCGCGAATCGAATCAGGCGAGCGGTGGGCGAGAAGCGGGCGAAAGCCGCCTTAGAGGAATCCGAGCGACAGCTCTCGACGCTCATCTCGAACCTCCCCGGCATGGTCTACCGCGCCCGCAACGAATCCGGATGGCCCATGGAGTTCGTCAGCGAGGGAGCCGCGGACCTCGTCGGCTACGACGCCGCCGCCATCGAATCTGGCGAGGTGTCGTGGGGAAGCCTCGTCGACGACGACGACGCCGACCGCCTCTGGGAACAGGTCCAGACGTGTATCGCGGCCGACGAACCGTTCGAGGTCACCTACGCCGTCGAGACCGCCGACGGCGAGACGCGATGGGTCTGGGAACGCGGACGGGTCGTCGATACGGACGACGGCATCGAACTGCTGGAGGGGTTCATCACCGACATCACCGCGCGCCGGGAACGCGAGCACGAAGTCGACCGGGAACGCCGGTTCACCGAGACCCTCATCGACGCCATCGACGACGCGTTCTACGTCATCGACCCCGACGGCGAACTGATTCGCTGGAACGACACCGTCGCGGCGGTGACCGGGTACGGCCACGAGGAAATCACGTCGATGAACACCCTCGATTTCGTCCCCGAGGAGTGTCACGACCGTATCACCGACGCCATCGCCGATACGTTGGACACCGGTCACACGAAGTTCGAAGTTCCCATCGAGACGAAGGCGGGCGAGCACATCCCCTACGAGTTCCGCGGGTCGCTCATCGAAGACGCCGACGGGGGCGTGCTGGGTATCGCCGGTATCGCGCGGGATGTCACGGAACGGAAGGCCCGTGAACGGAAACTGAGAGAGTACGAGACGCTCGTCGAGAACGTCGGCGACCCGATGTACGTGCTCGACGAGACGGGGCGTATCGAGATGGCGAACCGAGAGATGGCGGCGTATCTCGGCACGGAACGCGGGGAACTCCTCGGGACGCCAGCACGGAAGTACATCGCCGACCCGGACCACGAACGGGGTACGGAACTCGTCGACCGCCTCTTCTCGAACCCCGACGAGTCGTGGGTCACCTACGAAATGACGGTGACGACGGCCGACGGGGAAACCCGCCGGGCCGAGAACAAACTGGCCGTGCTGACCGACGACGACGGGCGACTCACCGGGTCGGTCGGCGTCGTCCGCGACATCACCGACCGGACGGCCCGGGAGCGCAAACTCGAACAGTACGAGACGCTCGTCGAGAACGTCGGCGACGCGATGTACGTCCTCGACGCCGATGGGACGATACGGATGGTCAACGACGCCATGGCGGCCCATCTGGGGTACGACCGCGAGGAAATCGTCGGCTCGGACCCGACGCGGTTCATGTCACCCGAGGACGTGCGGACGGCGAGCGACCGCATCCAACAGTTGGTCGACGACCCGGACCGGACGTGGGACACCTTCGAGATGGAGACCATCGACGTCGACGGGAACCGAGTCGTCAACGAGGACAAGGTCGCGCCCCTGTTCGACGGGGACGGCGAGTTCGTCGGGTCGGTGGGCGTCATCCGCGACATCACCGACCGGCGGGAGCGCGAACGTGACTTAGAGCGGTACGAGACGATAGTCGAAGCCGTCGGCGACCCCGTCTACGCGCTGGACGACGACGGCGTGTTCACCTTCGTCAACGAGGCCATGGAACCGATGACCGGGTACGGCCGGGACGAACTCGTCGGTCAGCGCATCGACATCATCATGACCGACGAGGACGTCGAGCGCGGGGACGACCTCATCCAGGAACTGCTGGACGACCCCGAAACCGACACCGGCACGTTGGAGATGCACCTCGTCACGCGCTGGGGCGAGACGATTCCCTGCGAGAACAACCTCGCGCTCCTCCCGTCGGCCGACGGCGAGTTCACCGGGACGGCGGGCGTCATCCGCGACATCGCCGAGCGAAAGGAGCGCGAACAGCGCCTCTCGGAGTTCGCCTCGGTCGTCAGCCACGACCTCAGAAATCCGCTCAACGTCGTGCAGGGCCGCCTCTCGCTGGCCCAGCAGACCGGCGACACCGGCCACCTCGGCGACGCATCGGCCGCCGCCGAGCGGATGGAGCAACTCATCGACGACCTGCTGACGCTGGCGCGACAGGGCCAGAGCGTCGGGACGACGGAGACAGTCGACATCGCCACCGTCGCGGAGCGAGCGTGGGCCAGCGTCCAGACGGAAGAAGCGGCCCTCGTCTCGGGGGCGACAGACACCATCGAGGCCGACCCAGACCGTCTTCGGGAACTGTTCGAGAACCTGTTTCGGAACGCGACCGACCACGGGGCCGAAGACGTGGTCGTCACGGTCGGATTGTTGGACGAGTTCGCGGGCTTCTACGTCGCCGACGACGGCCCCGGCATCCCCGAAGCAGACCGTGACCGCGTGTTCGAGCGCGGGTACACGACCAGCGAGAACGGGACCGGATTCGGACTCGCCATCGTCGAAGACATCGCGGAGGCGCACGGGTGGACGCCCGCGGTGACGGTGAGCGACGACGGCGGCGCGCGCTTCGAGTTCAGGACGACTCCGGCCGACCGCTGA
- a CDS encoding TVP38/TMEM64 family protein codes for MDRLVKHQLVGTSALAVVLAVAALFLSPARLIHEAMHLADHPVYMAALIVFLYLIRPLFAWPTMPLSAFVGFVLGVEYGIPVALMGALVTCLIPYRFALRAGEQGGVFGRLSDSGQRIIEVTGETRGVLAARLSPVPADPVSYGAGFADVSTRAFVVGTFVGEIPWVVVEVLAGASMRSLTLTGLSIDALPHLLALFGAMAVLVLAGPTYRHFSGRPESS; via the coding sequence ATGGACCGCCTCGTAAAGCACCAACTGGTGGGTACGAGCGCGCTCGCCGTCGTTCTCGCCGTCGCGGCTCTGTTTCTCTCACCGGCGCGACTCATCCACGAGGCGATGCACCTCGCCGACCATCCCGTGTACATGGCGGCCCTCATCGTTTTTCTGTACCTGATTCGGCCGCTGTTCGCGTGGCCGACGATGCCGCTCTCGGCGTTCGTCGGATTCGTCCTCGGCGTCGAGTACGGCATCCCGGTGGCGCTGATGGGGGCGCTCGTCACCTGCCTCATCCCGTATCGGTTCGCCCTGCGGGCGGGCGAGCAGGGCGGCGTGTTCGGTCGGCTCAGCGACTCGGGACAGCGCATCATCGAAGTCACGGGCGAGACGCGCGGCGTCCTCGCGGCACGGCTCTCGCCGGTCCCGGCGGACCCGGTGTCCTACGGGGCTGGCTTCGCGGACGTGTCGACGCGGGCGTTCGTCGTGGGGACCTTCGTTGGCGAGATTCCGTGGGTCGTCGTCGAAGTGCTCGCCGGGGCGTCGATGCGGTCGCTGACGCTGACGGGCCTCTCGATAGACGCGCTCCCGCACCTGCTGGCGCTGTTCGGCGCGATGGCGGTGCTGGTGTTGGCTGGGCCGACGTACCGACACTTCAGCGGTCGGCCGGAGTCGTCCTGA
- a CDS encoding DUF5830 family protein: MDDADSDRDPVELGVELLAHLEHDSLSVAEAMDRIETVTTNPGLQREILDTAAMRGIIDREDGLVRPRSRGTYVSFEADVVVKDGDFSCERCGAGISTGHFVQFDGGELGPFGSTCIRKVLGRE, translated from the coding sequence GTGGACGACGCCGACTCGGACCGCGACCCCGTCGAACTCGGGGTCGAACTGCTCGCGCACCTCGAACACGACTCGCTGTCGGTCGCCGAGGCGATGGACCGAATCGAGACGGTGACCACGAACCCCGGCCTCCAGCGCGAGATTCTCGACACCGCGGCCATGCGTGGCATCATCGACCGCGAAGACGGACTCGTTCGACCGCGCTCTCGCGGGACCTACGTGAGTTTCGAGGCGGACGTGGTCGTCAAGGACGGCGACTTCTCGTGTGAGCGCTGCGGCGCGGGCATCTCGACCGGCCACTTCGTCCAGTTCGACGGCGGCGAGTTGGGGCCGTTCGGGTCGACGTGCATCAGGAAAGTGCTCGGCCGAGAGTAG
- a CDS encoding DUF7115 domain-containing protein — MDIPDLVQDELGDEEIRAGVNLGDEDAVCFTPTRTLVYRGEGLLSDEKVTAYPHDFERLTISEGRRKIKFTLYYTDEKRDLTVPGGRGEAVLERLLEGKLTVSNVIESEESVAGVFRFSELTLVVTDSQLLRHLGGVTWDADFEAYAFEDVTGLDFEEGSVATAIVLSVNDRPERIKAPAEDAPRLKQVLQDALFAFHDVSSLADLNAKLSPESEESDESDDGLGLDAGIDPLVSGDTESEQREETPTQSATDNGGGQANAAAPTTGSAQSATQQAAIDEVETSTDTDTDTDADPDIAALEQQVADLTAVIERQNERLDRQEQTIQTLIKELRQGR; from the coding sequence ATGGATATTCCAGACCTCGTCCAAGACGAACTTGGGGACGAGGAGATTCGGGCCGGCGTCAATCTCGGCGACGAAGACGCCGTCTGCTTTACGCCGACCCGGACCCTCGTCTACCGGGGCGAGGGGTTGCTCAGCGACGAGAAAGTCACTGCCTACCCCCACGACTTCGAGCGACTGACCATCTCCGAGGGCCGTCGCAAGATAAAGTTCACCCTGTACTACACCGACGAGAAGCGCGATTTAACCGTCCCCGGCGGCCGCGGCGAGGCCGTCCTCGAACGGCTACTGGAGGGGAAACTGACCGTCTCGAACGTCATCGAGAGCGAGGAGTCTGTGGCAGGCGTGTTCCGATTCAGCGAACTCACGCTGGTCGTCACCGACAGCCAACTCCTCCGTCACCTCGGCGGCGTCACGTGGGACGCCGACTTCGAGGCGTACGCGTTCGAGGACGTGACGGGACTCGACTTCGAGGAGGGGAGCGTCGCGACGGCCATCGTCCTCTCGGTCAACGACCGCCCGGAGCGAATCAAGGCCCCGGCGGAGGACGCCCCGCGGCTGAAACAGGTGCTACAGGACGCGCTGTTCGCGTTCCACGACGTGTCCTCGCTCGCGGACCTGAACGCGAAACTGTCGCCGGAATCCGAGGAGTCCGACGAATCGGACGACGGATTGGGGCTGGACGCGGGCATCGACCCGCTGGTCAGTGGGGACACAGAGAGCGAACAACGCGAGGAGACACCGACGCAGTCGGCGACCGACAACGGCGGCGGCCAAGCGAACGCGGCGGCCCCGACGACGGGGAGCGCCCAGTCGGCGACCCAGCAGGCGGCCATCGACGAGGTCGAAACGAGCACCGACACCGACACCGACACCGACGCAGACCCCGACATCGCGGCGCTCGAACAGCAGGTCGCGGACCTCACAGCCGTAATCGAGCGGCAGAACGAGCGGCTGGACCGGCAGGAACAGACGATACAGACGCTCATCAAAGAGCTTCGGCAGGGTCGCTGA